In Leucoraja erinacea ecotype New England chromosome 20, Leri_hhj_1, whole genome shotgun sequence, the DNA window TTTTCCTTAGTAATTTTGTGGATAGTACCATTGATATCTCGATGGTGAATGAAATTGTTGCAGTTATGAAGGATGAATGAAGTTCTCCATCTTCTGATGTGCACTGCAACTAGTGGATTATTTTTTAAGTGCTGGCACTGTTGTGTGGATAAACCTGGCAGCTAGTTTAAAAACAACAAGATTACGATGTGTTTAATATAAAGCTGAATGAAATTTAAGAAATGAATAACCAGATAATCCCTGTTCTGTTGAAAGAATGCCAGGAAAATATCTCCGCATCAGAATTGTGGCATGGTAATTTTTACATATACCTGAATGGAAAGCAAGGGTAGTAGTTTATTATTTCCCCATATAAAGTGAAAGGCCATTtattctttaaaatgttgttttcatTGTATAGGTTGTGTCTGTTTATTGCAGTATTGTTAAGAGCATCACATTAAAAATAACTtgtgagacttcttcagactgattgtaagtagggaggagaaagctggaaaagagaggtgggggggacaaagcctggcaagtgacaggtggatacaggtgaggggggggggggttggattggggaggaggaagagacaaAGGAGACAGGAGGAGACAggaaggtgtcagataaggaaagaagatgaGTGAAATGTACAGGCAGAGggtgggatataggtggaaggcttTAGGtatgaagggtgggggggggggctataaaaGAAAATTAGGGATTTGGGGATGGAGTGTACAAAGGAAGGGAAAGGACCAGGGTTACgcgggtaggggagagagatgtgagaAATGGGCATGCACTAGTGTGAAGGGGAGAGACAGAAAAAAGAGAGGGGAGTAagggggtattacttgaaattggaaaattcaatgttcataccgttggattATAAGCTATTCAAACAGAATACAAAGTACTATTCCATAGGTttatatggcctcactctggcaatgcaggAGGCCAAGAGTagcaaggggagttaaaatggttagcaactgggagattcagTAGGCCTTGGCGAACAGAGTACATATTGGCTAAAACAATTGCTAAccatgctaaccattttaattcccctttctTCCATTCCATTCCCATCCAACTGTGGTCGCCGGGACAAGATGATGATCTGAGAGTAGGATGCCTCCGTAGGCCGTATGCCAGCTGTAATGCTGAGACATCCCAGGCAAGTTTGCCTTAACGTGCCATTCTCTATGAGGTATTATGCATCTCCAATGCTGCACTGCAGTGCATTGTTCTCCTGCTGTGTACAAAGATATCGTGAGAAAAATTTGGCGAAAATGGAGCACTTCCACACTTTCTGCCAGACATTGTGGATGGGAGTACCATCCATTACAATTGCAATGACCGCATGTGGATTGATGACATGTCCCGACACTACAGTGGCATAGCGAAGCCAGACTGCTTCGAGTGCTTCCATCAAGTGGTCTAGCCGTCTACCGTGCAGCTGACCTTCGAGAAGGTGACCGCAACAAAACCTTTCAAACATTTCTTCGACCAAAAGTTTCTGTCTCGGCATGATTACCACAAGTAATGCTTACAGTTTCATTCTCTGTTTttaaggaagaatgtgctggcagtGGAGACAGTGCTGACGAAGTTCACTTGGTTAATTATCCGATGAAGAAGCTGACATATGAACAGAGGTTGAGCTGGTTGGGTCTGTTCTCATTTAAATGCAGcgaatgagagatgatcttttAAAGACTTTGAGGAGGATTGGCAGGATGGATGATGAGAGGATGGATCCCTATCTAAAAATAGTTTCAGAATAAATGGCATCCCCATTTCAGAGGAGACATTTCATCTTGGAGTTTCCTAACTGTATGGAATTCTTAATCCCAAAGGAGGTGGAGTCATTgaaggcagagattaacagaGTAAGAGAGTCAAGGGACAGTGGAAGGGAGTAGGAAAATGGTGCTAAGGCCAACATTAGATCAGCCAGGTGTTGCTGAATGGAAAACAGACACAAGGTGCTGACTGGCCCACTCCTCCCATTTCTTGCATTCTTATGTAATGTCTTAAATATTACTGGTGCAGTGGATATAAAAAGCTAATTTGTGTTTTCTTCAGCCAACAGTGAAAACATGCATCATCCCTGAAGACTGAATAATCCACTCTTCCTGAACTGCAATGGAAAATTCAGTAAAGTCTTTGCCCATGACTGACATGCAGGGTAATCAGTTTGTCGCCTGGGACAAGATGACTGATCTGGAGAAGGACTGTCCTGTGGTGCCAGCTGTTATTGATGACGACCTGTTAAAGCAATATGCCAGGCAAGGTTACTGGGCAAAGAGCCATTCTCTAAGAGGTAAAATATATGAACAAATCATCAAAGCTGTGCCGTGCAGGACTGTGACTCCTGATGCTGAGGTGTACAAAGATATCGTGGAGAAAATTACTGGGAAATGGAACACTTCCACACTTTCGCTGCCAGAATTTGTGGATGGGAGTACCATCCCGAACTATTGCCTGAACGTGGATGGGATTGATGCAGTCAGGAAGATTCTGCTGTGCATATCCAGCCAGTTTCCAGATATCTCTTTCTGTCCTGTGCTTCCATCAATTGTGGCGCTGCTCCTACACTACAGTGCAGGCGAAGCCGACTGCTTCGAGAAGGTGTGCCGTCTCCTGGCCTGCAATGACCGCACAAAACATTTCTTCGACCAAACGTTTCTGGCATACGAATCCTCCTGCATGACCTTTGGAGACCTAGCCAACAAATACTGCCAGGGTGCTCACAAGCTGATTGTGAGTTCTTCAGAGGATGTACTTGAGGTGTACTCTGATTGGCTGCGATGGATATTTGGAGAACTTCCCTTTAACTATACAGCCCGCGTGTTGGATATCTTTTTTGTTGAAGGGTGTAAGGTCCTGTATAGAGTGGCATTGGCTCTCCTCAAGTTCTTCCAAAAATCTAGAGCCAAGCAGCCTGGGAAATCTGCCAACATTCGAGCTGACGTTCGGAGTTTTGTCCAGGAGATCAACAAACATGTCTCGGTTGAGAAGCTTTTGGAGAAGGCTTTTGCCATCCGTTTATTCTCCAGGAAAGAGATCCGTTTGCTCAGAGATGCTAATGAGAAAGCGCTAAAGAAAAAAGGCATAACTGTAAATCAAAAGAGGTATTTAATCTCTTTTATTTTCAACCTGAAACTTACTTATAAATCTGAATTAGGAGACCTAGCTTTCTACTTaaatattattttctaaatgtctTGTCGGCAATTTAGTTAATTTTGATTCTAGACTATCTATAAGTATTAATTGAAGACTAACACAGTCTCCAAACCATTCTTAGAATGAAGAAACAATAGATTGCAGATGCTTGAATATGGAACTaaactgctggaaaaattcagcatgtcaagctgtatctgtggaggcaaaaagaAGTTCtggtgcagggtctcgacctgaaacgttgatcCATCCTTTGTCTCCATAAACGCTGCCTAATGTattaagttcttccagcagtttattttttttgcTCTACATTCTTGGGAACTTGCATGAAACTTCAGAGTTCTTGAATGTAAGATCCAGTTATACAATGACTGTTTCCTGTCACGGCTTCAATAGTGTTCATTTTAGTTCTGTGTCACGCTGGCATAATCCTCAGCCACCTTCAGTTTACAgagaattacattttttttttgtcccttaATGCACCATAGTTGGTCGCATCAACCATGAGCTGTAGTATCATCTCCAGGTAGACAATAgctgctgcttcctctgtcatttggtccctcataaacataggtcatttgctGTGTCTCTTTGCTTTATTGTTTCATTGGTCAGCATCTCCTCCTGGTGGGAGACAATGTGCCTGGATTCACTAAATATAAGGTGCCATATTGTGTGCTATGCGCTCCTGCTGTGTCCTCAAACTAATCTATTGTGTGATTACTTATTCCTTTTgtttctctatctcccccccctcccccccaacccccccccccccccccccccccccccactttccttcCTCTTTCCCGCTCCCTCCACCACACTCTTCCCTCCATCCTTGctcttcaatgtttttttttccccattcactaGTGTGAATGTATTGCTCCATAAGCATTGGCTTCATTTAAAtcttagtgctggagtaacccagtgggtcaggctaaGTCTGTGGTAagaattgataggtgatgttttgggttgggtctcttCAGACTCGTGATTTTTCTCACATATTTTACTTgggttttactcaagatttcagcatctgtagtaaaTTGTAACACCATTTAAATATGTTATATTTCTATTCTTCTTGTGCCTCAGCCTGAAAATGTCATCCCCCATGACTTtcataattggcctccacagaagaAAGAATAGCATAGCAAAGGAACAAACTCACATATGCCTGTGCCAACAATTATGATAATTTAAACTGTACATCTGCCTGCACGGTCTATATCTctgcccaccctcctcccccattccctgcctattgatgtgtctgtctaaatgcctcaaaCTCTTCTATTATTTCTACTTCTACTTCCCCTGGCAGATGATTCTAGGTACAACTCTCAAGGAGAAAAAAAatgccttgtaaatcttctttaaactttccctctcttacCTTAcacccatgccctctagtatttgacatttccacctaggGAAATACTTTGATTATCTAACCTATCTACCATTTGTTGAAGGATTGTGGAATTGGAAGCTATGGGAACAGGCACAGAAGAGAAGTTGAGGCCTGGTGAAGTTGTCTGTGGTAGATTTTAAGTTAATCAGCCTTGTCATTGATTTTCTATTTATTTGCCATTTCAGAAATATGTTTCTGCCAGAGTGTTTTAACTGAGAGATGGCCCTAAATATTGGGTTGCTGTCAGCCCACAGACGTGAATATGACTTTTACCATCTCATAAATCTAGATTAGATTCAGAATTGGGTTTTAGTGCTGAAGGAATAGTTTGGTAAGGGTTTTGTAGTTTGTTTATAGTACAGATTGAccaatataaacatagaaacatagaaaataggtgcaggagtaggccattccgcccttcgagcctgcaccgccattcaatatgatcatggctgatcatccaactcggtatcctgtacctgccttctctccataccccctgatcccttttgccacaagggccacatctaactccctcttaaatatagccaatgaactggcctcaactaccttctgtggcagagaattccacagattcaccactctctgtgtgaaaaatgttttcctcatctcggtcctaaaagatttcccccttatccttaaactgtgaccccttgttctggacttccccaacatcggaaacaatcttccagcatctagcctgtccaaccccttaagaattttgtaagtttctataagatcccccctcaaccttctaaattctagcgagtacaagccgagtctatccagtctttcttcatatgaaagtcctgacatcccaggaatcagtctggtgaaccttctctgtactccctctatggcaagaatgtctttcctcagattaggtgagaTGTTAAAGATGGGAAAGTAATAAACTGTGTGTGACGGGCCATTGAATTTGGCACCTGCGATGCTAAAATGTTGGTCCTGGGGAAGAACTGTTATGCAAGTATGCTGATGTCCTTGTTCTGTACACAATTAAccaaataaaaaaaactaatgAATAGTTTTGGTTAAGCTTGTGTTCTCAAGTACATAATTTAAAGCCACAAATTATTCTGATTATTTTCTTAAATTGCCATTTTGTTCACTCTCTCAAAACCCCAGTGTTGATTGTGTTGATAAAAGAGAATTTGAGTACATGAATAAAGACTCCTTACTGAAATTATATGCGATCCAGATGTGACTGTGCCTGGAAAAATGTGTACAGATCTGGTCCCCTTGCCTAAAGAAGGATACACTTGCAGTATAGCATCTAAATTTGGGGGAGGGAGCAGCGGATGTTTTCCTATAAGGAGAGATGAAGCAGATAGGGCCTGTATCCAGAAGAATGAACAGCCACATCAGAAGATTAGTGGATAGTTTGAGGTATAAAAATAGAATAAAAAGAATGCCAAGGAAAAATTCTATATGGATGTTTTTTAAACGTGATTTTTTAGAAAAATTCTCCAAActctttttgtgtgtgtgtgtgtgtgtggagacagAGTAGTATATATTTAAAGGTGACTTTCTTTAGACCTTTTAAAGCATTATTTTATTTAGTGAGTAAAAGTATGTTCTTTTCATCTGCGATGTGAGAATGCATTGAttactttttctttctttcttttctacatTGATTCTGCGCCCTTTGTTCCTGTCAAACCACCTGATCAATATCCGATTTACAGAGAAAGGTAGGATGATAATTTTCTCTATAAAATTTTAAATTCTATTGTCCCTTATCCCTGCAGATTAACACTAACTCACTCGCTGCCGCTGCGATCTACAAAGGTACTATTAAAAGTCCAgagggattattttctctggagctttgAAGGCTGAGGGAAGAACtgataaaagtttataaaattgAGAGGCGTAGATTGggtacagtcagaacccttttcctatGGTGgttatgtcaaagattagaggataCAGCTttaagatcggggggggggggggggggggggggggggactgagttGTGGATGCCAGGAAcacgctgccaagggtggtggtggaagcagatatgataatgtaAGAGTTAGTGGATTTTGAATAATCTCATGGAATGGAGAAATATTGGAGCATGTGAAAGCAGAAGAGAATAGTTCTCCGCACAATTATTATGAAccacagggcctgttcctgtgctgtactgttcaatgttcgaaGTCCATGCGTGGCCTGATACCAAACAATAGAATCTGATGTTCCATGTTTATTCACTGGCTAGCAAGCTTGATCATCCAGCTTGGTAATGGGTGGTGAGTGAGcagtggatggggaggggaaagTTGTATTGCATTTGGCCACATTTGGTACGACTGAGGAGGCAGAAAAGTGTGTgtcggggggggaaggaggggggaagggaagggaactaTTTGGCTATTCTTGTTCTGGTGTTCCCTGACTTTTACTGGAAAATGCATGCATTCGTGTTTTCTTTTTGTAATGGGGCCAAAGGGATGATTCCTTAAATTCATGCTTTCAGAAGGTTGTTGACTGGAAGTTAAATTGGAAATGGTGCTGTAGAATTTCCAGTGTATTTGTATTATTTGATATT includes these proteins:
- the tbc1d24 gene encoding TBC1 domain family member 24, which translates into the protein MENSVKSLPMTDMQGNQFVAWDKMTDLEKDCPVVPAVIDDDLLKQYARQGYWAKSHSLRGKIYEQIIKAVPCRTVTPDAEVYKDIVEKITGKWNTSTLSLPEFVDGSTIPNYCLNVDGIDAVRKILLCISSQFPDISFCPVLPSIVALLLHYSAGEADCFEKVCRLLACNDRTKHFFDQTFLAYESSCMTFGDLANKYCQGAHKLIVSSSEDVLEVYSDWLRWIFGELPFNYTARVLDIFFVEGCKVLYRVALALLKFFQKSRAKQPGKSANIRADVRSFVQEINKHVSVEKLLEKAFAIRLFSRKEIRLLRDANEKALKKKGITVNQKRERHNVHLAVNVENFTSSIVSAKEMREIWSWIPERFALSQPLLIFTTLDHGYSLNRFYAHCEGYEPTIILIRTTKDEVCGAYLSTDWSERRRGGNKLSYFGTGECFVFKLQPEMVRYEWVIIKHPELEAAKGTAKDATAEFPQQPDVLGAELPEDMGLVASSEDPSDRLSPFLAARHFNLTTKATAMFMAGSPESIIVGGGGCPALYIDENLNRGTTGRSSTFNNHPLCSETFQISMLEVWGFQDNVYS